One genomic region from Aliarcobacter cryaerophilus ATCC 43158 encodes:
- the napG gene encoding ferredoxin-type protein NapG, which translates to MNIVENYQENRRKFLLKSARTIGLVVLGSLTWSAYLSEVKASNLILRPPAALKEDDFLATCIKCGLCVEACPFDTLKLAKPGDNLPLGTPYFVPRDIPCYMCVDIPCVPICPTKALDEKKVKNSENAFEIRQMEMGVAVVDIKSCVAFWGIQCDACYRACPLLGEAIDIVYEKNERTGKHAFLKPVVNSDICTGCGLCEKACITEKPAIFVLPREIALGKVGDHYIKGWDEADEQRVKDSNIELGKTKINKKGAIESLNSDMKDLLE; encoded by the coding sequence ATGAATATAGTAGAAAACTATCAAGAAAATAGAAGAAAATTTCTTCTAAAAAGTGCTAGAACTATTGGTTTAGTAGTACTTGGTAGTTTAACATGGAGTGCATATTTAAGCGAAGTAAAAGCTAGTAACTTGATACTTCGACCACCAGCAGCCTTAAAAGAAGATGACTTTTTGGCTACTTGTATAAAATGTGGACTTTGTGTAGAGGCATGCCCTTTTGATACACTAAAATTGGCAAAACCAGGTGATAATTTACCTTTGGGAACTCCATATTTTGTACCAAGAGATATTCCTTGTTATATGTGTGTTGATATTCCATGTGTTCCAATTTGTCCAACAAAAGCATTAGATGAAAAAAAGGTCAAAAATAGTGAAAATGCTTTTGAGATAAGACAAATGGAGATGGGAGTTGCAGTTGTAGACATAAAATCTTGTGTAGCTTTTTGGGGAATTCAATGCGATGCTTGCTATAGAGCTTGTCCTCTTTTAGGAGAAGCTATTGATATAGTATATGAAAAAAATGAAAGAACAGGTAAACATGCATTTTTAAAACCTGTTGTAAATAGTGATATTTGTACAGGTTGTGGACTTTGTGAAAAAGCCTGTATTACTGAAAAACCAGCAATTTTTGTGCTTCCACGAGAAATTGCACTTGGAAAAGTTGGTGATCACTACATAAAAGGTTGGGATGAAGCAGATGAACAAAGAGTTAAAGATTCAAACATTGAATTAGGTAAAACTAAAATAAATAAAAAAGGTGCAATAGAGTCACTAAATAGCGATATGAAGGATTTACTAGAATGA